The following DNA comes from Acidobacteriota bacterium.
CTGCCGCTGCTCGCGGCAGCGCCAGCACGTCAGCGGTGGCACGCACGCGTGCCGCGACGCCGCTCTGGGGCTGGCTGGCGACGTGGCCTGGCGGCTTCGGCTCACACCAGCGCCCGAGGTCTTCGACGATCTCTTGCTCGGCCCGCAGCACCAGACGCCGGGGCCGGACCTCATCGATCCCGTGATCCGGGACCGCGCGGGCAACTGGACGTACCAGTTCGCCGTCACGGTGGACGACCATCTGCAAGGCATCGACGTTGTCGTCCGCGGCCGCGATCTGCTCGAGTCCACGGCGCTCCAGATGCAGCTCGCGCGCCTGCTCGGCCGCGCGCGGCCCGCGACGTTCGCCCATCATCCGCTCGTGATGAAAACCCCCGCGCGGAAGCTGAGCAAGTCGGATGGCGACGCCGGCATCCGCGCGCTGCGCGAGACGGGCTGGTCGCCCGCCGACGTCATCGGCAAGGCCGCGGCCGCCGTCGGCCTGCTCGCCGCCCCTCAACCGGTGACGGCGAGCGACGTCGCGACGCTCTTCACCGGGAGGGACCTGCGTGCATAACCGGATTCACGATCTTCTCTGCACCGCAGTGCTCGCCGGCGCCGAGCGCGTGCTGGCCGTCCGGCAGTCTGGCGCCATCGGCGCAGGCTACAAGGATGCGACGGAGCTCGTGACCGACGCGGACCGCCAATCGGACGCGGCGATGCGCGAGATCTTCGAGCGCGAATGCCCCGCGATCGATGCGTCTCTGTCGTTTCGCCTGGAGGAATCAGGCCACACGGGGCCCAGCGGTGCGCGACGGATCGGCGCCGATCCGCTCGACGGCACGTCGCACTTCGCGGCCGGCGGCAATCTCTACTCCGTGCAGGCACACTACGTCGACGACGGCGTGGCGACCATCGGCGTCGTCTTCCAGCCGGAGGTGTTCCTGCCGCTGGCCGAAACCGATCGACCCACGGGCCGCCTGGTCAGCGGGATCCACGGCGCCGGCGCGTTCGTTCGCCGCACGGAGCTCGTCGGCGGCCGGTTCCTGCTCGGCGAGGCCCGTCGAGTCCGCCGGCGCACGGCATCGCGCACGAGAGCGATCATCGGCTGCGTGCCGTA
Coding sequences within:
- a CDS encoding tRNA glutamyl-Q(34) synthetase GluQRS → MLTRFAPAPTGLLHLGHVANAIYVWGVAARYGADVLLRIEDHDRQRSRPEYEAALLDDLDWLGFAPARFPTRAFRAGACESRQNDRRAVYTAAADALDHHGLLYGCRCSRQRQHVSGGTHACRDAALGLAGDVAWRLRLTPAPEVFDDLLLGPQHQTPGPDLIDPVIRDRAGNWTYQFAVTVDDHLQGIDVVVRGRDLLESTALQMQLARLLGRARPATFAHHPLVMKTPARKLSKSDGDAGIRALRETGWSPADVIGKAAAAVGLLAAPQPVTASDVATLFTGRDLRA